The Dokdonia donghaensis DSW-1 DNA window TGTACCACTACCATCTTGGGCATCTGCATTTACAGAATCACTCCCTATACCACCTTTTCCATAGTTATTTTCTTGAAAGTTACCTGCTGCCTCTGTAAACCCATACTGGTACCACACATCGTGCATAATATTATTCCAGTAAAAAAGGTTCGTAGTTGCTGCTGGTAAAAACGTTGAAGGATTATTATTAAGGTTAAGTGCAAAGTCAAAGTTAAGAGCACTACCACCATTAGGACTTGTTCCAGAACCATTGTTACCATTTGTATCATCTTGAGCTAGAACGTTATTTCCTCTTGTAGTAGTAAACTCTGCTCCTGCAGATCCATTTGTATCGTGCCACCCGTATGGTGAAGCATTTGCAACTGCAGGATCTGTTACAATCGCGCGGTTACCGTGACTAGGACTTTCTATACCTAGTGGATATACATTATAAGAACCTCCACCTACTACAGCAGCTGCAGTAGTAGCTTTTACTGGACCGTAAACTACATCTTCTTTTACACTAGGAGTATCGTGATTGTGCTCGCTATGATTTGGGTCTTCCCAAGAGCAAGATACTACCCAATCTTCGGTTTTTAATATCTCACCAGAAGCAGCATCTACATTTACATTCCACCAGTGTTGAGCATCTAGTTGATAGATTGATACATTCCAAGTAAGGTGTAATTTGTTTCCTACAGATAGGTATCGCTTTTCTACCTTTATAGGCTCTATACTTATACCTGAGTTTGCATACTCAAAAGTGTTACCACTAGATTTTGTTACAGAAAGATTGCGAGGTGCTTGTATCTTATGATGCTGCACCACTTTTTGTATCGCATTTTCTGGAGATAAGCTGGCTGCGCTGCCTGCGCTTTTTTCTGCTATGTCTTTAACAAACTGGTTAATCTCATAAGTTACCTGTCCATTTTTTACAGTAAGCTTATATGTTCCGTTTTGAATTGGAACTCCTTGATACTTTTGCTGTACGTAAACGTGCTGTATCTCGGGGTTGAGTGATGGGACAATATCTGTTATTTCCCATTGTGCAACGTCTGTAGATTTTAGACCTACTTCTTCTGCATTTCCGCTCAAATATTTTTGGACTACGCCATCTACATTTTGAGCAATTGCTGTCGATCCTGCTAGAAGTACCAGTAGGACAAAAGAGTACAATTTTTTCATAAGTTGATTATTTAATTAATGTTGGAGAAGATTGATTAAAAACGGATTATTTATAATTTTTTAATCAAAACTTTGTATTTGGATAGTAAATAACGTGAAATCTTTAAAGAAATCGTAATTTTTTCGATGAACTACACGATTTTTTTTAACAAAAAATTAATATTTAAACTATGTTCTACCTTAATTGACTTATTGCTCAACAAAAATTAAAGACTTCTCATTTGTATAATAATGCTCAAACGCACTCACTATAATCTCATATGCAATCTGGTATTTAAAAAACGTATTTTTGAGTTATGCAATCTCAAGAACTTCTTTCTGTAAAACAGCTTCATCTATCTTTTCGACAGCAAGGAGAGGTCAATGAAGTGATACACGGTATCTCTTTTGATTTATACCGTAATGAGATACTTGCCATTGTAGGAGAATCTGGTTCTGGAAAAAGTGTTTCTTCACTAGCCATTTTAGGTTTACTTCCTAAAAAACATACTCACATACAGGGGCTTATCTCATTTAATGGGCAATCACTAACCACACTTTCTGAAAAAGATTTTCAAACCATACGAGGGAATGAAATCTCTATGATTTTTCAAGAGCCTATGAGCAGCCTTAATCCTTCTATGCGCTGCGGAGATCAAGTAGCGGAGATTTTAAGAAGGCATACTACGCTTTCGCGAAAGCGTATAAAAGACGAAGTACTAGCTTTATTTGAAAAAGTAAAACTCCCTACGGTATCAAAAATTTATGAGGCTTATCCTCACGAAATTTCTGGAGGCCAAAAACAACGAGTAATGATTGCAATGGCCATTGCTTGTAAGCCTAAAATTCTCATTGCAGATGAGCCTACGACGGCACTAGATGTTACGGTTCAAAAGGAAATTATATTACTTCTTAAACAGCTACAACAAGAAACCGAGATGAGTGTGATTTTTATATCTCACGATTTATCGCTGGTAAGTGATATTGCAGATCGCGTTCTTGTAATGTATAAAGGTGATATTGTAGAAACTGCAGAAGCACAACAACTCTTTAAGTCACCTCAACACGAATACACAAAAGCACTACTAAGTGCAAGACCGTCGCTAGATGAGCGACTCAAAAAGCTCCCTACTATACAAGATTACCTAGACAACACAACTGCTTCTGAGGTGCAGTCTAAAACAGAGCGCGCTGCACATCTTACAAAACTATACGACCAACCAGCATTACTAGAGGTTCATAATGTTGAGAAAACATACTTTTCTAACAGTGGCATTTTTAGCAAAGACAAAGGTTTTAAAGCGGTAGATGATGTTTCTTTTAAAATTTATGAGGGAGAAACGCTAGGTCTGGTAGGTGAGTCTGGATGTGGTAAGTCTACGCTAGGGAATGCGATATTACAGCTAGATCGAGCAACAGCCGGACATATTTTATATAAAGGGATAGATATTACACGTTTAAGAGGTAAAGCGTTACGTAGCTTACGTAAAGAGGTGCAAATCATTTTTCAAGATCCGTTTGCTTCTCTTAACCCAAGATTAACCGTGGGCCAGGCTATTATTGAACCGATGGAAGTGCACAAACTATATGCCTCTACAAAGGAGCGTAAAGAGCGAGTGATGCAACTATTAGAACGCGTAGGCCTTGAGAAAGAACACTATAATAGATACCCGCACGAGTTTTCTGGAGGGCAGCGCCAGCGCATAGGGATTGCACGTACCATAGCTGTAAACCCAAAACTTATTGTGTGTGATGAGTCTGTAAGCGCGCTAGATATCTCTGTACAAGCGCAAGTACTCAATTTACTTAATGAGCTCAAAAAGGACTTTGGGTTTACTTATATTTTTATTTCTCACGATCTCGCAGTAGTAAAATATATGTCTGACCAACTTGTGGTTATGAATAATGGTAAAATAGAAGAAATAGGAGATGCAGATGCAATTTATAAAAACCCCATAAAGGCCTACACTAAGCGATTAATAGGCGCTATACCTAAAGGCATTTAGTCACTATGATTATATCATAAAGACCTTTCTTGCTAGTTTTATACAGTTTGATGTAAAATAGAAAGTATTTTGAACTCCAGTTGCGAGTTGTCTGGCTGAGTTTGTGATTTTTTTCATTCTTGCGTCAAATAGGGATTAAAACAAAATCCGCAGGGCTCCCCCCGCGGATTTCTAACAAATCATAACTCAAAACACTCTTATACGTTTAAGCTATACTATATGATGAAGTGAAATGTAGATTATCGAATATACTTTACACTTCATCGGAATCAATTACTTGATTTGGGAATGTAAATGTAAGATAATATTATAAATAGACAACAACCAAAACAGTAGAAATAGTCATCAAATGTTAATGTTTTGTGTATTTCGTCGAATAATTAAGTTTTTAGTCGGCTTTTTGTCGAAATCTTTAAAATTAATGCAGGTGTGTTTTCATAAAAAAACCACTCTAAGAGTGGTTAAATATTTGTGAGATTCTTCTGTTTTTCCGTTTTCCTTTCTTTCGAGTATCTGTAACCTCTTCTACTTCATAATAACTTCTTCCATAATTAGACCTTTTATCTTCACCTAATCTTTTTACAACTTGGTTTGTCATTCTTATGACAAACTCCTCCTCTTTATTAGGATATGAGATGTCATTGCCCGCACTGTCTATTTTTTTCTTTCGAGACGTAATATTAAGTTTTCTAGCTTTATAATCGTCTGTTTCAAACAGTTCATTATAGCAGTGTATAAGCTCGTGCGCAAGTACAGCCATAGGAGAATTGTACCCCTTATTTTTTGAAAACCATCGCTTACGATGATTTTTTCTAAAAACGATACCGTGTGTATCGTAAAATCCCACCGTATTTGTAGACGGCCTATAATAATTCTTGCGCTGTGAGTACACGATATTAATACCATTTACAACATCTGCAACGAGCACATCTATAATATCAAGTGTTTTCACAACACCATCATCTTTATATGTAATGGTAAGCGCATTTGTTTTGTAAAGAAAATCAAGTGCTTTATACGTATTTTTTAAAAACCTATCACTTAAACCCTGGTAGTCTCTATCTACCACATACGTATAATTATGAGGCTTATTATTTAAGTCATAGATAATCATTAGTTACAGCTGCATCTCTAGCACATCACCATCTATAATAAGTGTTCCCTCTGTGGCTGCTTGTATTTCTTCTACAGAAACTCCAGGTGCGCGTTCTAATAGTTTAAACCCATCTGGTGTCACCTCTAGTACCGCAAGGTTACTTACTATCTTCTTTACACAACCTACGCCTGTGAGTGGAAGACTGCAACGTTTAAGAAGTTTAGACGCGCCTGCTCTATTAGTATGCATCATTGCAACGATTATATTTTCTGCGCTTGCTACAAGATCCATAGCGCCCCCCATACCCTTTACCATTTTGCCAGGTATTTTCCAGTTTGCTATATCTCCATTTTCGGCAACTTCCATTGCTCCTAGTATGGTTAAGTCTACGTGCTTACCACGTATCATACTAAAACTAGTTGCACTGTCAAAAAAGCTAGCACCCGGCAGTGTTGTTATGGTTTGCTTCCCTGCATTTATAATATCTGCATCTTCTTCTCCGTCATAAGGAAAAGGTCCCATACCTAAGACTCCATTCTCACTTTGAAACTCTACTTCTATATCATCACGTACATAGTTTGCAACTAGTGTAGGTATACCTATACCCAGGTTTACGTAGTATCCATTTTGCACCTCTTTTGCGATGCGCTGTGCGATTTGATTTTTATCTAATGCCATAATTAATCTCTTGTTCTTACCGTGCGTTGCTCTATTCTCTTCTCGTACGTCTCTCCTTTAAAGATGCGCTGTACAAAAATACCTGGTATATGTATCTGGTTAGGGTCTAGCTCACCTACGGGTACAAGTTCTTCAACTTCGGCCACAGTGATGGTTGCTGCTCCACACATATTAGGGTTAAAATTACGTGCCGTTCCTTTAAAAATAAGATTACCCGCTGCATCACCTTTCCAAGCTTTTACAAAAGCAAAGTCTGCCTTAAATGCGTGCTCTAGCACGTACATCTTTCCATCAAACTCTCTTGTCTCTTTACCCTCTGCTACTTCTGTACCATAACCAGCTGGTGTGTATATTGCTGGGAAGCCTGCTTGAGCAGCTCTACAGCGCTCTGCAAGTGTACCTTGAGGTATTAACTCTACATCAAGCTCACCGCTAAGCATCTGGCGTTCAAACTCTGCGTTTTCACCCACATAGCTAGAGATCATTTTTTTAACCTGCTTCTTTTGTAATAACAACCCTAGGCCAAAATCATCTACTCCCGCATTGTTTGATATACAAGTGAGATTATCTACATTAAGTTCTACTAGTTTTGCAATAGCGTTTTCTGGAATACCACTCAGGCCAAACCCTCCTAGCATCATCGTCATACCGCTAGTTACACCTTCAAGAGCCACATCTACTCCGGCAACTTCTTTTGTTATCATATTCTTGGTTTTGAATGATTAAAAATACGGATTTTGTAATTGATTACGCTTTCGCGAAAGCGTACTTATCATATTGATAGACATAAAAAAAGAGTGTGATAGACTACCACACTCTTTTGAAACTATATTGATAATACGTTTATTAAAAATCTAACTCATCTGGAAGCTCATCGTTTACACCTTCACTTTTATAATTATCACAATCTATGGTAATCGAAAGATCTTTAGGCTTATCAAACTCACTTTTTGAGATTTTTAAATCCTTGTTTTCATAAACGTCTTTCATATACATACCCCAGATAGGTAGTGCCATTGTAGCTCCCTGACCATAATTAATACCTGGGAAGTGTACCGCACGATCATCTCCTCCTACCCACACACCAGTAACGAGGTTTGGAACAATACCCATAAACCATCCATCACTTTGGTTTTGAGTTGTACCCGTTTTACCAGCAATTGCGTTTGTAAATCCATAAGGATACCCTGTTACTGCTTTTCTATACACAGGGTCTTTGCCTCTCCAAGTATGACGTAATCTTGATCCAGAACCAGATCGGGTTACTCCCTCCATCATCTGTAAAGTTACATAAGCAGACTCTGCACTTAGTACATCACGTGTTTCTGGCACGTGCTGGTAAAGAATAGTCCCGTTTTTATCTTGTATAGTACTTACTATTTGTGGTTTTACATATACCCCTTGATTTGCAAAAGCCCCGTATGCAGAGACCATCTCATAAAGACTTAAATCTGCAGTTCCTAAAGCAATAGATGGTACCGCAGGAATTTTACTAGTGTCTACCCCTAGCTTGCTTACTAAGTCAATTACTGGCTCTGGGCCTACTTTATCCATTAGTCTAGCAGATACTGTGTTTACAGATTCAGCAAGTGCTTTTTTCATTGTGATCATTCCACCCATCTCGCCTCCAGAGTTTTCTGGACACCAGTCTTTAGTATTACCGTGACTTCCTGCCGCAATACAATAAATAGTGTTAGGCAAGGTGTCACAAGGAGAGATTTTGAGTTGATCTACCGCTGTGGCATATAAAAATGGCTTAAAGGTAGATCCCACTTGTCTCTTTCCTAACTGTACGTGATCGTACTGAAAGTGTGTCATATTATTACCTCCTACCCAGGCACGTACTTCACCGGTTTGTGGCACCATAGACATCATACCGGTACGTAAAAACTTTTTGTAATAGCGTATAGAGTCACGAGGAGTCATTACTGTATCAATCTCACCTCCCCAAGAGAAGATAGTCATATCTGTCTTTATATCAAAAGACTTTCTTATTGCATCTTCAGACTTTCCTTGCGCTTTCATTTTACGCCATCTAGAAGAACTTTTTATCGCGTTGTTAAAAATTCTGTCTACATCCTCTTCTTCTATATCTCTAAAAGGAGCCGTTTTATTTTTTTCGTTTTGTCTATCAAACTCTTTTTGTAATCTAGGCATATGGGCTGCAACAGCATCCTCTGCTATTTTTTGCATACGCGAGTCTATGGTAGTGGTAATGGTAAGACCATCTCTATAAATATTGTAATAAGTAAGATTACCTTCTAAGTCCTCACCCTTTGGGTTTTCTTTTATCCAAGAAGCCATAAACTTCTTGAGGTTTTCTCTAAAGTAGGTAGCAATACCATCTGCGTGGCCTTCTGGTGTAAACTTCACCTCCATAGGTAGCGCTTGCAGGGAGTCTTTTTCGGCAGTGGTGATCATACCGTTTTTCTCCATCTGCTTGAATACCTGATTACGTCTTCCTAGAGATTTTTCTCTAGAAATTTTACGATAAGGGTTGTACTGACGAGGGTTTTTAAGCATCGCAACAATTACTGCGCTCTCGTGTAGCTCAAGATCTTCTACATCCTTATTAAAATAAATACGTGCGGCAGAGCTTACCCCTATAGCATTAAACAAGAAGTCTTGTTTATTAAGATACATTGCAATAATTTCTTGCTTTGTATACTGCCTCTCAAGACGAGTTGCGATAACATACTCCTTGATTTTTTGAGCATAACGCTTCCATCCTCTAGCCGCTTGACCTGTAAATAAAAGCTTTGCAAGCTGCTGTGTGACTGTACTTGCCCCACCCTTTTGACCTAAATAAGCAAAGGCTCTTGTAGTCCCTCTAAAGTCTATACCAGAGTGGTCATAATAACGCTCATCTTCTGTAGCAACGAGAGCATCTACTAGGTTTTGTGGTAATTGCTCATACTTTACAGGAGTTCTATTTTCGTTATAATAAGTTCCTAACTGTTTTCCATCTACAGAGATGATTTTTGTAGCAAGGTTACTCTCAGGGTTTTCTAACTCTTCAAAAGTAGGAAGCTCTCCAAAGGCGTTCCAGCTAGCAAGTAAAAATACGAGTACTACCAGCGCTATACCGCCCACAAAAAGTCTCCAAAACCAAGAAATATATTTACTGTAATCCCCACTACTCTCGGCAGTTTTTTTAGGAGCTTTTTTTGTTGCCATAGTTATTTATTCTTGTTTTTCTATGCGTAAGCCTACTTCGGTAAGTCCTTCAAGATTTGCATCTCCATCTATATTACCGTTTTTTCTCACTGCGTGCTTTATGGTAAAGGTGTAGGTTCCGCTTTCGCGAAAGCGTACTCCTTCTCTATATATTAATTTACTTTCTTTTATATCTCCAAAACCGTCTCCCATCCAGGTGCCATCTGGGTTTGCCATCTCATACTCTAGCGTATCTGTAATGGTTCTTCCACGCGGAAACTGCATTTCTGTTATTAAAAACAGGTTGCTGTACGGGTATTCATTATTGTTGCGCACAGTGATAAATGTGTCGTATACCTGCATACTGTCTAGCTCTGTAACTTCTAGCACAACGGGCTCATCTATCTTCCAAGAGTCGCCTAGAGAAATGTAACTATGGTACACTTGCTTTGAATCGCAAGAGGCACAAAGTATGATGAGTATACCTAGTAATACGTTACGCATTAGGTTTTGGTTTATGAGGGCGCTTTTTATTTCTGTTATTTGGTTTTGTGCCACCTTGTTTTTGTCCTTCTTTTTGAGGTTTTTGAGTGGTTTTACCCTTCTGGCCGCCTTGCTTAGGTTTTTTTGGACCTTTAGGTTGTGAGCGCTTTGCTTGTGGTTTATTATCACTATTGCTACGCTTTTTCTTGCGATTGTTACGGCGCTTGTTTGTTGTTTTTGGCTTATCAAAACGGGTGAGACTGTCTTGCCCTACCACGTTACCAAAATCTACAGTAGTCTCTACAATAAGCTCTGATGCAAATTCTTCTAGACTTGCAACAGGTTCTTTTTTTCTGTTTGCAGTGATAATCTCATTTGCGTGATCTGTGGTGAGCTCGTGCCAGTTCATCCACTCGCCTTCATAAGCATACCATAGTCTGCCCTGAAAGATGTCTATCTTCTGGCATACTGCTGTACCCTTCTTAGTATAAAGTTTTGTTTCTGTTTTTGGAAAACTTTTTAAGGCATCCATATAAGCGTCAAGCTCATAATTGAGACAGCACTTTAATTTACCACATTGCCCTGCAAGTTTTTGAGGGTTAAGTGATAGTTGCTGGTATCTTGCTGCACTGGTTGTTACAGATCTAAAATCTGTTAACCACGTAGAGCAACATAACTCACGACCACAAGATCCTATACCTCCCAGGCGAGCTGCCTCCTGGCGTAAACCTATCTGGCGCATCTCTATACGAGTACGGAACTCTTGTGCAAATTCTTTTATGAGCTGTCTAAAGTCTACACGATCTTCTGCTGTGTAGTAAAAAGTAGCTTTTGAAGCATCTCCTTGAAACTCTATGTCTGAGATTTTCATCTGCAGTTGTAGGCGTATTGCGATCTGTCTCGCACGTACCTTCATAGGTTCTTCCTTCTCACGAGCAGTAGTCCAGATATCTATATCACGCTGTGATGCTTTACGGTAAATTTTAAGGGTGTCTGGTGTATCTTGTTTTATTTTCTTGCGTTTCATTTGCACGCGCACAAGCTCTCCCGTGAGGGTTACCATCCCTATATCGTGACCAGACTCTGCCTGTGTCGCTACAATATCACCTATACTCAGGGTGATTTTATCATCATTTTTATAGTAGTTCTTACGTCCGTTTTTAAACCGTACTTCTACATAGTTAAAAGCTTCTTGTCCCTCTGGAAGAGACATATTAGAAAGCCAGTCAAACACCGTAAGTTTATTACATCCATCTGTCCCGCAGGTTCCGTTGTTTTTACAACCCTTAGGAGATCCGTCTGCACCTGT harbors:
- a CDS encoding penicillin-binding protein 1A → MATKKAPKKTAESSGDYSKYISWFWRLFVGGIALVVLVFLLASWNAFGELPTFEELENPESNLATKIISVDGKQLGTYYNENRTPVKYEQLPQNLVDALVATEDERYYDHSGIDFRGTTRAFAYLGQKGGASTVTQQLAKLLFTGQAARGWKRYAQKIKEYVIATRLERQYTKQEIIAMYLNKQDFLFNAIGVSSAARIYFNKDVEDLELHESAVIVAMLKNPRQYNPYRKISREKSLGRRNQVFKQMEKNGMITTAEKDSLQALPMEVKFTPEGHADGIATYFRENLKKFMASWIKENPKGEDLEGNLTYYNIYRDGLTITTTIDSRMQKIAEDAVAAHMPRLQKEFDRQNEKNKTAPFRDIEEEDVDRIFNNAIKSSSRWRKMKAQGKSEDAIRKSFDIKTDMTIFSWGGEIDTVMTPRDSIRYYKKFLRTGMMSMVPQTGEVRAWVGGNNMTHFQYDHVQLGKRQVGSTFKPFLYATAVDQLKISPCDTLPNTIYCIAAGSHGNTKDWCPENSGGEMGGMITMKKALAESVNTVSARLMDKVGPEPVIDLVSKLGVDTSKIPAVPSIALGTADLSLYEMVSAYGAFANQGVYVKPQIVSTIQDKNGTILYQHVPETRDVLSAESAYVTLQMMEGVTRSGSGSRLRHTWRGKDPVYRKAVTGYPYGFTNAIAGKTGTTQNQSDGWFMGIVPNLVTGVWVGGDDRAVHFPGINYGQGATMALPIWGMYMKDVYENKDLKISKSEFDKPKDLSITIDCDNYKSEGVNDELPDELDF
- a CDS encoding CoA transferase subunit A; the protein is MITKEVAGVDVALEGVTSGMTMMLGGFGLSGIPENAIAKLVELNVDNLTCISNNAGVDDFGLGLLLQKKQVKKMISSYVGENAEFERQMLSGELDVELIPQGTLAERCRAAQAGFPAIYTPAGYGTEVAEGKETREFDGKMYVLEHAFKADFAFVKAWKGDAAGNLIFKGTARNFNPNMCGAATITVAEVEELVPVGELDPNQIHIPGIFVQRIFKGETYEKRIEQRTVRTRD
- a CDS encoding PSP1 domain-containing protein translates to MACGNCGTGADGSPKGCKNNGTCGTDGCNKLTVFDWLSNMSLPEGQEAFNYVEVRFKNGRKNYYKNDDKITLSIGDIVATQAESGHDIGMVTLTGELVRVQMKRKKIKQDTPDTLKIYRKASQRDIDIWTTAREKEEPMKVRARQIAIRLQLQMKISDIEFQGDASKATFYYTAEDRVDFRQLIKEFAQEFRTRIEMRQIGLRQEAARLGGIGSCGRELCCSTWLTDFRSVTTSAARYQQLSLNPQKLAGQCGKLKCCLNYELDAYMDALKSFPKTETKLYTKKGTAVCQKIDIFQGRLWYAYEGEWMNWHELTTDHANEIITANRKKEPVASLEEFASELIVETTVDFGNVVGQDSLTRFDKPKTTNKRRNNRKKKRSNSDNKPQAKRSQPKGPKKPKQGGQKGKTTQKPQKEGQKQGGTKPNNRNKKRPHKPKPNA
- a CDS encoding ABC transporter ATP-binding protein, coding for MQSQELLSVKQLHLSFRQQGEVNEVIHGISFDLYRNEILAIVGESGSGKSVSSLAILGLLPKKHTHIQGLISFNGQSLTTLSEKDFQTIRGNEISMIFQEPMSSLNPSMRCGDQVAEILRRHTTLSRKRIKDEVLALFEKVKLPTVSKIYEAYPHEISGGQKQRVMIAMAIACKPKILIADEPTTALDVTVQKEIILLLKQLQQETEMSVIFISHDLSLVSDIADRVLVMYKGDIVETAEAQQLFKSPQHEYTKALLSARPSLDERLKKLPTIQDYLDNTTASEVQSKTERAAHLTKLYDQPALLEVHNVEKTYFSNSGIFSKDKGFKAVDDVSFKIYEGETLGLVGESGCGKSTLGNAILQLDRATAGHILYKGIDITRLRGKALRSLRKEVQIIFQDPFASLNPRLTVGQAIIEPMEVHKLYASTKERKERVMQLLERVGLEKEHYNRYPHEFSGGQRQRIGIARTIAVNPKLIVCDESVSALDISVQAQVLNLLNELKKDFGFTYIFISHDLAVVKYMSDQLVVMNNGKIEEIGDADAIYKNPIKAYTKRLIGAIPKGI
- a CDS encoding CoA transferase subunit B translates to MALDKNQIAQRIAKEVQNGYYVNLGIGIPTLVANYVRDDIEVEFQSENGVLGMGPFPYDGEEDADIINAGKQTITTLPGASFFDSATSFSMIRGKHVDLTILGAMEVAENGDIANWKIPGKMVKGMGGAMDLVASAENIIVAMMHTNRAGASKLLKRCSLPLTGVGCVKKIVSNLAVLEVTPDGFKLLERAPGVSVEEIQAATEGTLIIDGDVLEMQL
- a CDS encoding gliding motility lipoprotein GldH, whose protein sequence is MRNVLLGILIILCASCDSKQVYHSYISLGDSWKIDEPVVLEVTELDSMQVYDTFITVRNNNEYPYSNLFLITEMQFPRGRTITDTLEYEMANPDGTWMGDGFGDIKESKLIYREGVRFRESGTYTFTIKHAVRKNGNIDGDANLEGLTEVGLRIEKQE